Proteins co-encoded in one Brassica oleracea var. oleracea cultivar TO1000 chromosome C4, BOL, whole genome shotgun sequence genomic window:
- the LOC106340515 gene encoding putative Holliday junction resolvase yields the protein MKYVKPLRLLGDALKTKVSVPGRFLGLDVGDKYVGLAVSDPSNMIASPLSVLLRKKTNIDLMATDFQNLVKSFSVSGLVVGYPFGKLNNVEDVVTVNLFIEELRKTEKLKDVKYTYWDERLSSKTVELMLKPLKLHPVQEKTMLDKFAAVVILQEYLDYANRYVNTEPEE from the exons ATGAAGTATGTGAAGCCACTGAGGTTACTGGGTGATGCGTTGAAGACAAAAGTGTCAGTACCTGGTCGGTTTCTCGGGTTAGATGTTGGTGATAAGTATGTTGGATTAGCTGTTTCAGACCCTTCTAATATGATTGCGTCTCCTTTGAG TGTTCTGCTAAGGAAGAAAACAAACATTGACTTGATGGCTACAGATTTTCAGAATCTG GTCAAATCATTTTCTGTGTCAGGCTTAGTTGTTGGTTATCCTTTTGGCAAACTGAACAACGTAGAAGAC GTCGTCACTGTGAATCTTTTCATTGAGGAACTTCGTAAAACCGAAAAACTCAAGGATGTGAAGTACACTTATTGGGACGAGCGTTTATCATCAAAG ACCGTTGAACTGATGTTGAAGCCTTTGAAACTGCATCCAGTTCAAGAGAAGACAATGTTAGACAAGTTTGCCGCTGTAGTTATACTTCAG GAGTATTTAGATTACGCAAACAGGTATGTAAACACTGAGCCAGAAGAGTGA
- the LOC106340534 gene encoding growth-regulating factor 4-like, giving the protein MDLQLKQWRSQQQNESKEQSYATKMFNSFSHQIQSQTATSATALPLFVPEPTTSSSFSCFSPDSSSSRLLKMGNLFSLAQWQELELQALIYRYMLAGASVPQELLLPIKKSLFHQSHLNFLHYPLQHNFPHHQPWYWGRGAVDPEPGRCKRTDGKKWRCSRNVVGSYKYCDRHIHRGRNRSRKPVETTTNAATNAASSFALGEKLGQGPDNLFFSSSSSHSSTQHLHLNSHQSCSSDMKQESNNNKRPYEAHNGRTNDGHILRHFFEDWPQSSDSTSRPMSSSTCHLSISMPTNASSDVSLKLSTCNEEEEEVNMRNNNNNEKEHQQSMICWSSGENHHNMGGPLAEALRSASPTSSLLHQMGISTQVFSLKKML; this is encoded by the exons ATGGACTTGCAACTGAAGCAATGGAGAAGTCAGCAGCAGAATGAGTCAAAAGAACAAAGCTATGCAACTAAGATGTTCAACTCTTTCTCCCATCAGATTCAATCTCAGACTGCAACTTCTGCTACTGCTCTACCTCTCTTTGTCCCTGAACCCACCACTTCTTCATCCTTCTCATGTTTCTCTCCTGATTCTTCCTCGTCTAGGCTGCTCA AGATGGGAAACTTGTTTAGCTTGGCACAGTGGCAAGAACTTGAGCTACAAGCACTGATATACAGATACATGTTGGCTGGTGCTTCTGTTCCTCAAGAGCTCCTCTTACCCATCAAGAAAAGTCTCTTCCATCAATCTCATTTGAACTTCCTTCACTATCCTCTGCAACATAACTTCCCCCATCACCAACCCT GGTACTGGGGAAGAGGAGCAGTGGATCCTGAGCCAGGGAGGTGCAAGAGAACGGACGGGAAGAAATGGAGATGTTCGAGGAATGTTGTAGGCAGTTACAAGTATTGCGACCGCCATATCCACCGTGGTCGAAACCGTTCAAGAAAGCCTGTGGAAACCACCACAAATGCTGCCACAAATGCCGCATCTTCTTTTGCCTTAGGCGAGAAGCTTGGTCAGGGACCAGACAATCTTTTCTTCTCCTCTAGCTCTTCTCATTCTTCAACTCAGCATCTCCACCTTAATAGTCATCAAAG TTGTTCTTCAGATATGAAACAAGAAAGCAACAACAACAAGAGGCCATATGAAGCTCACAATGGAAGAACAAACGATGGTCACATCCTGAGGCATTTCTTTGAGGATTGGCCACAATCATCAGACTCCACCTCACGTCCAATGAGCTCATCGACTTGTCATCTTTCCATCTCCATGCCCACTAACGCTTCATCAGATGTTTCTCTAAAACTTTCCACATGCAATGAAGAAGAAGAAGAAGTAAACATGAGAAACAACAACAACAATGAGAAGGAGCATCAACAAAGCATGATTTGCTGGAGCAGTGGAGAGAACCACCACAATATGGGTGGACCATTGGCTGAAGCCTTGAGATCAGCCTCTCCGACTTCCAGTCTTCTTCATCAGATGGGAATCTCAACTCAAGTCTTTTCATTGAAGAAAATGTTATAA